From the genome of Triticum aestivum cultivar Chinese Spring chromosome 3B, IWGSC CS RefSeq v2.1, whole genome shotgun sequence, one region includes:
- the LOC123064292 gene encoding putative E3 ubiquitin-protein ligase SINA-like 6: MAVKQEGLERRQSQGGEGALLAVEEAMQVPWVAAEVNPLFYLCFACQLPLRPPVHQCEGGHRVCGRCHGDRCTACDPPAAYIPFPFMDDALGAVQLPCCYKADGCGRKLMYHEAADHALQCAFAPCHCPGHGCSMWASPPALLDHIAAAHSWPVTEVSYGTPFRIAVPPPWRGGGTHLLVERNDPRLFLVTLSEFGEATAVSVVCVREGTAAAAPRFRSTVWAEVASNTEENLFRRLSTVPSSSSGNIPGERPPVCLLVPPDFGSESEDLFLGVRIDKL, translated from the exons ATGGCGGTGAAGCAGGAAGGGCTAGAGAGGAGGCAGAGCCAAGGCGGCGAAGGTGCGCTGTTGGCGGTGGAGGAAGCCATGCAGGTTCCATGGGTGGCCGCGGAGGTGAACCCGCTCTTCTATCTCTGCTTTGCATGCCAACTTCCCCTCAGGCCTCCTGTGCACCAG TGCGAGGGTGGCCACAGGGTGTGCGGCAGGTGCCATGGCGACCGCTGCACGGCGTGCGACCCGCCGGCGGCCTACATCCCCTTCCCCTTCATGGACGACGCGCTCGGCGCCGTGCAGCTGCCGTGCTGCTACAAGGCGGACGGCTGCGGGAGGAAGCTCATGTACCACGAGGCCGCCGACCACGCGCTGCAGTGCGCCTTCGCGCCCTGCCACTGCCCGGGGCACGGCTGCAGCATGTGGGCCTCCCCGCCGGCCCTCCTCGACCACATCGCCGCCGCCCACTCCTGGCCGGTCACGGAGGTCAGCTACGGGACCCCGTTCAGGATCGCCGTGCCGCCTCCGTGGCGCGGCGGCGGCACGCACCTCCTCGTCGAGCGGAACGACCCGCGCCTGTTCCTCGTCACCCTGTCCGAGTTCGGCGAGGCCACCGCTGTGTCGGTGGTGTGCGTGCGggagggcacggcggcggcggcgccccgcTTCAGGTCCACGGTCTGGGCTGAGGTTGCGAGCAACACGGAGGAAAATTTGTTTCGTCGTCTGTCCACGgtgccgagcagcagcagcggcaataTTCCCGGTGAAAGGCCGCCGGTGTGCCTCCTGGTGCCACCGGACTTTGGGAGCGAGAGCGAAGACCTCTTCCTCGGTGTTCGCATTGACAAGCTCTGA